In Chloroflexota bacterium, the genomic window AATCTTTCCATTGCCCTTCAGCTACTGGCAGACGGCCCTTTTAGGCTGTGTTATCAGCCTGTTCGCTCAGCTCGGAGATTTAGCAGAGTCATTACTTAAGCGTAACACAGGTGTAAAGGATGCAGGCAAGCTAATACCTGGACATGGTGGTATACTAGACCGCATCGATAGTCTCATATTCACCGGAGCTATTGTATACTATTGCGTGATACTAGCCACATTATGAGCAACACTATTAAAAAACTAGCAATTCTAGGCTCGACAGGCTCAATAGGGCAACAAGTCCTAGACATAATAGGGGCCTTCCCTGGCAAATTCAGGATAGTAGGATTAGCTGGCGGCAAAAATACGAGTTTGCTTGCTGAACAAATCAGCCGATTTCAGCCCAAACTAGCATATTCGCCGCTTAAGATCAGCCTGCCAGACAAAACAAAGTTATCATCACTAGAGGACATAGCTACCCACCCTGAAGTCGACATCGTTGTCATAGCCACCTCGGGTAAAATAGGGCTGGCTCCAACACTAGCCGCCATAAGGTCTAGCAAAAAAATAGCTCTGGCCAATAAAGAGGTGCTAGTCATGGCAGGTGCAATTGTTGTAGCAGAAACTAAACGATACGAAGCTCAAATCTTCCCTATTGACAGCGAACATAGCGCTATATGGCAGTGCCTTCGTGGAGAGAAAGCTGAGGTGGCCCGGCTTATCCTGACAGCATCAGGGGGGCCTTTCTATCATTATTCACCCGCGCAGTTAACTAAAGTCACTATTGAAGAAGCTCTGCGACATCCTACATGGAGAATGGGAAAGAAAGTGACCATTGATTCGGC contains:
- a CDS encoding 1-deoxy-D-xylulose-5-phosphate reductoisomerase, whose amino-acid sequence is MSNTIKKLAILGSTGSIGQQVLDIIGAFPGKFRIVGLAGGKNTSLLAEQISRFQPKLAYSPLKISLPDKTKLSSLEDIATHPEVDIVVIATSGKIGLAPTLAAIRSSKKIALANKEVLVMAGAIVVAETKRYEAQIFPIDSEHSAIWQCLRGEKAEVARLILTASGGPFYHYSPAQLTKVTIEEALRHPTWRMGKKVTIDSATLMNKGLEAIEAHWLFSIPFSKIEIVIHPQSVIHSLVEFIDGSLKAQLSIPDMHFSIQYALSYPKRFANPSLPRIDLTRLNSLTFETIDYSIFPCLQLALDAGKKGGTYPAVLCAADEIAVELFLKQHISFSGIAEIINKTISLHQGTTNPTLDDILAADEWARDTALKLTNKASLCLKQ